In the genome of Ancylomarina subtilis, one region contains:
- a CDS encoding TM2 domain-containing protein, whose translation MDTSKVDLFLMTNAKYFESYQISTIKNMIQDLDDDKFIILQTLNLKDPTIALVLSLLNIVAPFSFDRFFIGDIGLGIIKLLTCGGLFIWIIVDWFIIMERTRQINFEKLQQALQYNA comes from the coding sequence ATGGACACAAGCAAAGTTGATCTTTTCTTAATGACAAATGCCAAGTATTTTGAAAGTTATCAGATCTCAACAATCAAAAATATGATTCAGGATTTAGATGATGACAAATTCATTATTTTGCAAACCTTAAACCTGAAAGATCCAACCATTGCACTTGTTCTTTCTCTTTTAAATATTGTCGCACCCTTTTCATTCGACCGTTTTTTTATTGGTGACATTGGTTTGGGTATCATCAAACTATTAACCTGCGGTGGGTTATTTATTTGGATCATTGTTGATTGGTTTATCATTATGGAGCGTACACGCCAGATTAACTTCGAAAAACTTCAACAAGCATTGCAATATAATGCCTAG
- a CDS encoding DUF2752 domain-containing protein, which translates to MPRTRLYGLVILLSILAYSWLIYNLFYLNVSEKVITVCWFKTLSGIPCPACGSTSGIIEIFRGNFSQAFQYNPLSFSSLFILIFASIWVVSDLIRKKEGFHHFYLTINNQLKKKRIIIPIILLFISIWIWNIYKAIH; encoded by the coding sequence ATGCCTAGAACGAGATTATATGGCCTCGTTATCCTGCTTTCCATCCTTGCTTATAGCTGGCTTATCTACAACCTCTTTTACCTTAATGTAAGCGAAAAAGTAATCACTGTTTGCTGGTTTAAAACCCTTAGTGGTATACCTTGTCCGGCATGTGGTTCAACCAGTGGGATTATCGAAATTTTCAGAGGTAACTTTTCTCAAGCCTTTCAATACAACCCTCTTTCATTCAGCTCGCTTTTTATTCTCATTTTTGCTTCAATTTGGGTTGTGTCTGATTTGATTCGTAAAAAAGAGGGCTTCCACCACTTTTATTTGACCATCAACAATCAACTAAAAAAAAAGAGAATAATCATACCGATTATCCTCTTATTTATAAGTATTTGGATTTGGAATATCTACAAAGCTATTCACTAA